CCGGTGGGCAGACGTCGCCCATCCCGTTCCGGGCCATCACGTTGTCGCCCCCGGTGACCGTCCCGGTGAACTCCCGCCCCGGCCCGGCAGCCCCAGCCAAGGGCGCCAGGCGCGGGTCCCACAGCTTGATCTGCTGCCAGGACCCGGAGGCGAGGAGCCTGCCGTCCGGGGAGAACGCGACCGAGTTGACCCAGTCGGTATGGCCGGTGAGGGTGCGGACCTCCCGCCCCGTGGCCACCTCCCACAGCTTGACCGTCTTGTCCCCGGACCCGGAGGCGAGGAGCCCCCCGTCCGGGGAGAACGCGACCGAGCAGACCCAGCTGGTATGGCCGGTGAGGGTGCGGACCTCAGCAGGCGCAGAGGTTCCTCCGCGGCAGACGTCGTCCAGGCACCACGTCAACGGCTTGGTGCCGACGTCGTCCCCGACGTTGGTGATGGTCCCCCGGGCCGTGATCGCCTGACCCACCAGGGGGTCACTGGGCTCAACCACAAGCTCTGTTACCTGGAAGAACGCTGACCGGGGTACAAGCGCGAACTCTAGGGTCTCCGTCCTCCCAGCCCGGCATGTGAACGCCCGCGAACTCACGCGGTACGCGGGGGCTTCCACGGTCACCGTGTGCGTTCCGGGCATGATCTGGGCGAACGAAAACCGCCCATCGGCGTCAGTAACTGCGCTCCGCCCCGTAGGGCTGAGCGAGACCACTGCGCCGGCGACAGGCTCGCCGTTTGCCGCGCCAACGACGCGGCCGTGGATCGCACAGAACGGCTCCCCGATCGGAACGGGAACAGACTTCTCGTCCTCGTTCCCCGCCACGTCGCGGGCCTTGGCCCGCACGGTGAACGTGCCGGCACCATATTCCTCGAAGGAGAGGCCAACTTGGCCCCGGGCGTCGGTGGAGAGCCGTTTCCAGCCTCCTACGCCCGTAATCCCCGGTCCGGAGACCTCGACCACGCAGCTCCCTGTGTCCACGCCCGAGAGGGCATCGCTGATCTCCCAGGAGACGACCGTTGGCCTTCCTGGGTCCGGGGAACTCGTGGTCAGGGTGATCTTGGGCGGGGTGCGGTCGATCTTGAACGGCCCGGCAGAGATCGCGTCCGCAGTGTTCCCGGCCCGGTCAGCGATCGTCCCTGAGGACACGGTGACCGACGCCCCCTCCTGGGAGGTGCTCCGGGTGAATTGGGTCACGAGCTTCCCGTCCGGGGCGAACCCGG
This region of Candidatus Acetothermia bacterium genomic DNA includes:
- a CDS encoding carboxypeptidase regulatory-like domain-containing protein produces the protein ISGSRSPAANEHGWNKDPVQVKFTCSDGLSGIASCSGDTTVRTEGANQTVRGTAEDKAGNTSSATVGNINIDLTKPVITRGEARGTRGNAGWFVSEVTVPFTATDNLSGFAPDGKLVTQFTRSTSQEGASVTVSSGTIADRAGNTADAISAGPFKIDRTPPKITLTTSSPDPGRPTVVSWEISDALSGVDTGSCVVEVSGPGITGVGGWKRLSTDARGQVGLSFEEYGAGTFTVRAKARDVAGNEDEKSVPVPIGEPFCAIHGRVVGAANGEPVAGAVVSLSPTGRSAVTDADGRFSFAQIMPGTHTVTVEAPAYRVSSRAFTCRAGRTETLEFALVPRSAFFQVTELVVEPSDPLVGQAITARGTITNVGDDVGTKPLTWCLDDVCRGGTSAPAEVRTLTGHTSWVCSVAFSPDGGLLASGSGDKTVKLWEVATGREVRTLTGHTDWVNSVAFSPDGRLLASGSWQQIKLWDPRLAPLAGAAGPGREFTGTVTGGDNVMARNGMGDVCPPELLFLVKR